A genome region from Natronobeatus ordinarius includes the following:
- a CDS encoding MBL fold metallo-hydrolase has translation MDDMDFPTPDVPVESIVPEELKGRIDAGEAVTILDARMASDYEEWHIDGENAESINVPYFEFLEEDVDESVLEPIPEDREIVVLCAKGGSSEHVAAVLIDNGYDAVHLEDGMNGWARIYEAVEVSRYDGPGTVVQYQRPSSGCLGYLVYDGDEAAVIDPLRAFTDRYLEDAEELGVELTYALDTHMHADHVSGVRALVEEGVEGVIPQKSADRGATYVDEVTLAEDGDEFQVGEVTVEAVYTPGHTTDMTSYLIGDSVLATGDGLFTESVARPDLEEGDDGAPEAASMLYESLQERVLTLPDETLIGGAHFSDAAEPAEDGTYTAPIGQLEAEMDALSMDEDAFVELVLSDMPPRPANYETIIPTNLGQNDVEDDDEAFELELGPNNCAASQDALTGD, from the coding sequence ATGGACGACATGGACTTTCCAACGCCGGACGTTCCGGTCGAATCGATCGTCCCCGAGGAGCTGAAGGGGCGAATCGACGCGGGTGAAGCGGTAACGATCCTCGACGCCCGGATGGCGTCTGACTACGAGGAGTGGCACATCGACGGCGAGAACGCCGAGTCGATCAACGTTCCCTACTTCGAGTTCCTCGAGGAGGATGTCGACGAGTCGGTGCTCGAGCCGATTCCCGAGGATCGCGAGATCGTCGTGCTCTGTGCGAAAGGTGGCTCGAGCGAGCACGTTGCGGCCGTCCTCATCGACAACGGCTACGACGCCGTCCACCTCGAGGACGGGATGAACGGCTGGGCGCGCATCTACGAGGCCGTCGAGGTCAGCCGCTACGACGGCCCTGGCACGGTGGTGCAGTACCAGCGTCCCTCGAGTGGCTGCCTGGGATACCTCGTCTACGACGGTGACGAAGCCGCCGTAATCGACCCACTTCGGGCGTTTACCGACCGCTATCTCGAAGACGCCGAGGAACTCGGCGTCGAACTGACGTACGCACTCGACACGCACATGCACGCCGACCACGTTTCTGGTGTGCGCGCGCTCGTCGAGGAGGGCGTCGAGGGCGTCATCCCCCAGAAGTCCGCCGACCGCGGCGCGACCTACGTCGACGAGGTGACGCTCGCCGAGGACGGCGACGAGTTCCAGGTCGGTGAGGTCACCGTCGAGGCCGTCTACACGCCCGGCCACACCACCGACATGACGTCGTACCTGATCGGTGACAGCGTGCTCGCGACGGGTGACGGGCTGTTCACCGAGAGCGTCGCCCGACCAGACTTAGAGGAGGGTGACGACGGCGCCCCCGAAGCCGCGAGCATGCTCTACGAATCTCTGCAAGAGCGCGTGCTGACGCTCCCCGACGAGACCCTGATCGGTGGTGCCCACTTCAGCGACGCCGCCGAACCCGCCGAGGACGGCACCTACACCGCGCCGATCGGCCAGCTCGAAGCCGAAATGGACGCCCTCTCGATGGACGAAGACGCGTTCGTCGAGCTGGTCCTCTCTGATATGCCCCCGCGCCCGGCCAACTACGAGACGATCATCCCCACCAACCTCGGCCAGAACGACGTCGAGGACGACGACGAGGCGTTCGAACTCGAGCTCGGTCCGAACAACTGCGCCGCCAGCCAGGACGCGCTGACGGGTGACTGA
- a CDS encoding YgaP family membrane protein: protein MNTNVGGLDRTARLVVGILLAVVGIAALVEVLEFGAVVGAIALVVGLVLVATGAFQSCPMYQLLGVDTCKRK from the coding sequence ATGAACACGAACGTCGGTGGACTCGATCGGACAGCACGGCTCGTCGTCGGCATCCTGCTCGCCGTCGTCGGAATCGCGGCTCTCGTCGAGGTCCTCGAATTCGGGGCCGTCGTCGGGGCGATCGCGCTGGTCGTCGGCCTCGTCCTGGTGGCAACCGGGGCGTTCCAGTCGTGTCCGATGTACCAGCTCCTCGGCGTCGACACCTGCAAACGGAAGTGA
- a CDS encoding helix-turn-helix domain-containing protein, whose translation MITASLRIQLPEDVWMADVSRAFPDATFRLLTGVRTGESAVELGEVVAEEPREISERIAAHPSVIAYQRLELADDRSLAKYETTDTRLYAFVEASSLPPEFPIVVEDGWYELDFTGTRAQFDRLRAALEQVPRPYELQSLVETDETADLLTDRQREVLEAALREGYFEVPRECTLEELADDLGIDKSTASGILRRGERRVLAHVLTGVRGERLRESEGVR comes from the coding sequence ATGATTACGGCATCGTTACGGATCCAGTTGCCCGAGGACGTCTGGATGGCGGACGTCTCTCGAGCGTTTCCCGACGCGACGTTCCGTCTGTTGACCGGCGTTCGAACCGGCGAGTCGGCGGTCGAACTGGGCGAGGTCGTCGCCGAAGAGCCACGGGAGATCTCGGAGCGAATCGCGGCTCACCCGTCGGTCATCGCCTACCAGCGCCTCGAACTGGCGGACGACCGCTCGCTCGCGAAGTACGAGACGACCGATACGCGGCTGTACGCGTTCGTCGAAGCGTCCTCGCTTCCGCCGGAGTTCCCCATCGTCGTCGAAGACGGCTGGTACGAACTGGACTTCACCGGCACGCGTGCGCAGTTCGACCGGCTGCGAGCCGCGCTCGAGCAAGTCCCTCGCCCGTACGAACTCCAGTCGCTCGTCGAAACCGACGAGACGGCCGACCTGCTCACCGACAGGCAGCGGGAGGTGCTCGAGGCGGCGCTCCGGGAGGGCTACTTCGAGGTCCCCCGCGAGTGCACGCTCGAGGAGCTCGCCGACGACCTCGGGATCGACAAATCGACGGCGAGCGGGATCCTTCGACGCGGCGAGCGCCGGGTTCTGGCGCACGTGCTCACCGGCGTCCGTGGCGAGCGGCTCCGCGAATCCGAGGGGGTGCGCTAA
- a CDS encoding sulfurtransferase TusA family protein, translating into MSTEFTVTETLDVKGLSCPMPIVKTKQAIDDLEAGEVLEVVSTDSGSMSDIQGWADGTDGVSLLEQDEGDDVYKHYVEKTD; encoded by the coding sequence ATGAGCACAGAATTCACCGTTACGGAGACGCTCGACGTGAAAGGACTGTCCTGCCCAATGCCCATCGTGAAGACCAAGCAGGCGATCGACGACCTCGAGGCCGGCGAGGTGCTCGAGGTGGTCTCGACCGACTCGGGCAGCATGAGCGACATTCAGGGCTGGGCCGACGGCACCGACGGCGTTTCCCTCCTCGAACAGGATGAGGGCGACGACGTCTACAAACACTACGTCGAGAAGACCGACTGA
- a CDS encoding NAD(P)/FAD-dependent oxidoreductase, with amino-acid sequence MTLSTVPRYDGTRGAEQGGHAVVIGAGMAGLLAARVLADEFDRVTVVDRDPLPDEPIARRGVPQAEHIHILLEGGRATLEDLFPGYGAELLSNGGLVIDAARDVNFYAEGDFLAEGPRRIPLYCATRPLYEQAIRRRVADLEAVRLRPGCRWRDYLVDERATTVEGVAVTDGNSGTEELPAELVVDATGRTSRTPAWLDRHGYAPPAVDEVSVDLAYSTVLLERPADDRRAFVVTPTPPRTRGGAVHTVEDDRWVVTLFGLHGDHPPTDPAALEEFAAGLPTPELHRLLREQPRVSEEVSHYRFPANRRYRYEDLERFPEGLVVVGDAIASFNPIYAQGMSVAAFEAVLLRRALAAGGRDDLALRFFERAAETIDAAWAMAVGSDHQFPQTTGPKPRGTDVMNRYLSRLLRRAHADGVLADAFFRVLLMERPPSSLLHPGIAWRVLEPTRLTRGVFSRPSREPTHGQ; translated from the coding sequence ATGACCCTCTCGACCGTTCCACGATACGACGGCACTCGAGGCGCCGAACAGGGCGGGCACGCGGTGGTGATCGGGGCCGGGATGGCCGGCCTGCTCGCGGCGCGGGTCCTCGCGGACGAGTTCGACCGCGTCACGGTCGTCGACCGGGACCCGCTGCCGGACGAGCCGATCGCTCGCCGCGGCGTTCCGCAAGCCGAGCACATCCACATCCTGCTGGAAGGCGGACGAGCGACGCTCGAGGACCTCTTCCCCGGATACGGCGCGGAACTGCTCTCGAACGGCGGGCTGGTGATCGACGCCGCTCGCGACGTCAACTTCTACGCCGAGGGGGACTTCCTCGCCGAGGGGCCGCGACGGATCCCACTGTACTGTGCGACCCGGCCGCTGTACGAGCAGGCGATTCGCCGTCGGGTCGCCGACCTCGAGGCGGTCCGCCTGCGGCCGGGCTGTCGGTGGCGAGACTACCTCGTCGACGAGCGCGCGACGACCGTCGAAGGCGTCGCGGTGACGGACGGGAATTCGGGGACCGAAGAGCTTCCCGCCGAACTGGTCGTCGACGCCACCGGTCGGACCAGCCGGACGCCGGCCTGGCTGGACCGACACGGCTACGCGCCGCCCGCCGTCGACGAGGTGTCCGTCGACCTGGCCTACAGCACGGTTCTCCTCGAGCGTCCCGCAGACGACCGTCGTGCGTTCGTCGTGACGCCCACGCCACCACGGACTCGCGGCGGCGCGGTCCACACCGTCGAGGACGACCGGTGGGTCGTGACGCTGTTCGGGCTGCACGGGGACCACCCGCCGACCGATCCGGCGGCCCTCGAGGAGTTCGCCGCGGGGCTCCCGACGCCGGAGTTGCACCGCCTCCTCCGCGAGCAACCGCGGGTTTCCGAAGAGGTCTCTCACTACCGGTTTCCGGCCAACAGGCGGTACCGCTACGAGGACCTCGAGCGATTTCCCGAGGGCCTGGTCGTCGTCGGCGACGCGATCGCGAGCTTCAACCCGATCTACGCCCAGGGCATGTCGGTCGCCGCGTTCGAGGCCGTGCTCCTCCGGCGCGCGCTGGCGGCCGGCGGCCGCGACGACCTCGCACTGCGGTTCTTCGAGCGGGCCGCGGAGACGATCGACGCCGCGTGGGCCATGGCCGTCGGCTCCGACCACCAGTTCCCCCAGACCACCGGGCCGAAACCGCGAGGGACCGACGTGATGAACCGATACCTGTCCCGGCTGCTCCGCAGGGCCCACGCCGACGGCGTGCTGGCCGACGCCTTCTTCCGCGTCCTGCTGATGGAACGGCCCCCCAGTTCGCTGCTGCACCCCGGTATCGCCTGGCGCGTGCTCGAGCCCACGCGATTGACCCGAGGAGTCTTCTCGCGTCCGAGTCGCGAACCGACACACGGCCAGTGA
- a CDS encoding ubiquitin-like small modifier protein 1, translating to MSPTHRAKTIPHQSVAGEYKGYREELPHVQLECIFFGPFREDVGEERVVWEPDGETVGDLLCELEAAYPVLEDRLVDGAGLAGQTVVTKNKKDIRHLDGLETVLEDGDVFRLVPSVYGGAVCGTDTPT from the coding sequence GTGAGCCCGACGCATCGAGCGAAGACCATTCCACACCAATCCGTGGCCGGTGAGTACAAGGGCTACCGGGAGGAACTTCCGCACGTGCAGCTCGAGTGTATCTTCTTCGGTCCGTTTCGCGAGGACGTCGGCGAGGAGCGCGTGGTCTGGGAGCCCGACGGGGAGACGGTAGGCGATCTGCTCTGCGAACTCGAGGCGGCGTATCCGGTCCTCGAAGACCGACTCGTCGACGGGGCCGGTCTGGCCGGCCAGACGGTCGTCACGAAGAACAAGAAGGATATTCGTCATCTCGACGGCCTCGAGACCGTCCTCGAGGACGGCGACGTCTTCCGGCTGGTGCCGTCGGTGTACGGCGGAGCGGTGTGCGGTACCGACACGCCGACGTGA
- a CDS encoding glutamate--cysteine ligase: protein MERGSPESFTRMGTLGIEEEFFVVDEHGRPTSGSDELVYEHDPPEILDGRLDHELFKFVIETQTPLIEALDEAHGTMLEVREALVEHAATHGFQVAAAGLHPLATWRELEHAEKPRYRSQLDRIQYPQHRNTTAGVHVHVGVDDADKAVWIANELRWYVPIMLALSANSPYWNGYDTGLESARAKIFEGLPNTGMPTHFEDYEAFDEYERLMLETDAIGDRGELWFDVRPHTGHGTVEIRTPDGQADADVVMAFVEYSHALVESLAEEYADGTPGYRHRRELLDENKWRAIRYGHDADFIDRDLEGTVDLGEVVDRECERLGIDGIKAVYERESGSSRQRRLLEEAGVDALCESLLIETA, encoded by the coding sequence ATGGAACGCGGGTCGCCGGAATCGTTCACGCGGATGGGTACGCTGGGTATCGAAGAGGAGTTTTTCGTCGTCGACGAGCACGGCCGCCCCACGAGCGGATCTGACGAACTCGTCTACGAACACGACCCGCCCGAGATCCTCGACGGTCGCCTCGATCACGAGCTGTTCAAGTTCGTCATCGAGACCCAGACGCCGCTGATCGAAGCCCTGGACGAGGCACACGGAACGATGCTCGAGGTTCGCGAAGCGCTGGTCGAACACGCCGCGACCCACGGCTTTCAGGTCGCGGCCGCGGGTCTCCACCCGCTCGCGACGTGGCGCGAACTCGAGCACGCCGAAAAGCCCCGCTACCGCTCCCAGCTCGACCGCATCCAGTACCCTCAGCACCGCAACACCACCGCCGGCGTGCACGTCCACGTGGGCGTCGACGACGCCGACAAGGCGGTCTGGATCGCGAACGAGTTGCGGTGGTACGTACCGATCATGCTCGCACTGTCGGCGAACTCACCGTACTGGAACGGCTACGACACCGGCCTCGAGTCCGCCCGCGCAAAGATCTTCGAGGGGCTGCCGAACACCGGAATGCCGACGCACTTCGAGGATTACGAGGCGTTCGACGAGTACGAGCGTCTGATGCTCGAGACCGACGCGATCGGCGACCGCGGCGAACTCTGGTTCGACGTCCGCCCGCACACGGGCCACGGGACGGTCGAGATCCGCACGCCCGACGGCCAGGCCGACGCCGACGTCGTGATGGCGTTCGTCGAGTACTCCCACGCGCTCGTCGAGAGCCTCGCCGAGGAGTACGCGGACGGAACGCCCGGCTACCGACACCGTCGCGAACTGCTCGACGAGAACAAGTGGCGGGCGATCCGCTACGGACACGACGCCGACTTCATCGATCGTGACCTCGAGGGCACCGTCGACCTCGGCGAAGTCGTCGATCGCGAGTGTGAGCGACTGGGGATCGACGGCATCAAGGCGGTATACGAGCGCGAGAGCGGTTCGAGCCGACAGCGCCGGCTTCTCGAGGAAGCGGGTGTCGACGCGCTGTGTGAGTCGCTGCTCATAGAGACGGCCTGA
- a CDS encoding FAD-binding oxidoreductase yields the protein MTLDSPLDEPAYETLARQIHGETLRPGDDGYDEARTIWNAMIDRRPAVIVCPTGAADVMTAVAFAGEHDLPLAVKGGGHNVAGNAVCDDGLTIDLSPLSSVRVDPGERTARVGPGATMADLDHETQAFGLATPAGFNSETGIAGLTLGGGFGWLSRKYGLTIDNLRSVDLVTADGELVHASEDDNPDLFWGVRGGGGNFGVVTAFEFDLHEVGPEILAGLILYPAEDAPEVVRHWRDFVADIPDELTVWVVVLTAPPFPFVPEAYHGSAVVAVVPVYVGDPEDGTALLEPLRSFDDPIADNVEPRSYAAWQQFFDPAYAPGARNYWKSLNFAAFSDETIDACLEYALDRPTPESKFAMAHLGGATTRVPADATAYPHRDTEFVVNAVARWTDPEQDEECIEWAREAHAALAEHSTDGTYVNFVSERTGEERAAYRGNYDRLVELKTAYDPENRFRMNQNVRPKPRT from the coding sequence ATGACCCTCGACTCCCCACTCGACGAACCGGCGTACGAAACGCTCGCCCGGCAGATCCACGGTGAAACGCTCCGACCCGGTGACGATGGGTACGACGAGGCCCGGACGATCTGGAACGCGATGATCGATCGGCGACCGGCCGTCATCGTTTGTCCCACCGGCGCGGCCGACGTGATGACCGCGGTCGCGTTCGCCGGAGAGCACGACCTCCCGCTCGCTGTCAAGGGCGGTGGCCACAACGTCGCCGGCAACGCCGTCTGCGACGACGGTCTCACGATCGACCTCTCCCCGCTGTCGTCGGTGCGGGTCGATCCGGGCGAACGAACTGCCCGCGTCGGCCCCGGGGCGACGATGGCCGACCTCGACCACGAGACGCAGGCGTTCGGGCTCGCGACGCCCGCCGGCTTCAACTCGGAGACCGGCATCGCCGGGCTCACCCTCGGCGGCGGCTTCGGCTGGCTCTCGCGCAAATACGGGCTGACGATCGACAACCTCCGCTCGGTGGACCTCGTCACGGCCGACGGCGAACTGGTGCACGCCAGCGAGGACGACAACCCCGACCTGTTCTGGGGGGTCCGGGGCGGCGGTGGCAACTTCGGCGTCGTCACCGCCTTCGAGTTCGACCTCCACGAGGTCGGGCCGGAGATCCTGGCCGGGTTGATCCTCTACCCGGCCGAGGACGCCCCCGAGGTGGTCCGCCACTGGCGGGATTTCGTGGCCGATATCCCCGACGAACTCACCGTCTGGGTGGTCGTCCTGACGGCGCCACCGTTCCCGTTCGTTCCCGAGGCGTACCACGGGAGCGCGGTCGTCGCAGTCGTCCCCGTCTACGTCGGTGATCCCGAGGACGGGACGGCGTTGCTCGAACCCCTGCGGTCGTTCGACGATCCCATCGCGGACAACGTGGAGCCGCGCTCGTACGCGGCGTGGCAGCAGTTCTTCGACCCGGCGTACGCGCCGGGCGCCCGGAACTACTGGAAATCGCTGAACTTCGCCGCCTTCTCCGACGAGACGATCGACGCCTGCCTCGAGTACGCCCTGGATCGACCGACTCCGGAGTCGAAGTTCGCCATGGCTCACCTGGGGGGTGCCACTACCCGCGTCCCGGCGGACGCGACCGCTTACCCCCACCGCGACACCGAGTTCGTCGTGAACGCGGTCGCGCGCTGGACCGATCCGGAACAGGACGAGGAGTGCATCGAGTGGGCGCGGGAAGCCCACGCCGCCCTGGCCGAGCACTCGACCGACGGAACGTACGTGAACTTCGTCAGCGAGCGGACGGGCGAGGAGCGCGCCGCCTACCGCGGGAACTACGACCGACTCGTCGAACTGAAGACGGCGTACGATCCCGAGAACCGCTTCCGGATGAACCAGAACGTGCGGCCGAAGCCACGAACGTAG
- a CDS encoding YeeE/YedE family protein, which produces MSGRHPLFMPLIFVGGLIFGFGLGFSHMARPEVVLDFLQFTDFGLLFVMFGAAIVTGIAFTVMPMVTDRAPLTGRTYGRRLKSFDRNVLIGGAVFGVGWGLSGICPGAAYASLGIGNVTILWAIAGMFAGAYLQGVWRSRAAASESAPARAD; this is translated from the coding sequence ATGAGCGGTCGCCATCCCCTGTTCATGCCGCTGATCTTCGTCGGCGGGCTGATCTTCGGCTTCGGGCTTGGCTTCAGCCACATGGCCCGTCCCGAGGTGGTGCTGGATTTCCTCCAGTTCACCGACTTCGGGCTGCTGTTCGTCATGTTCGGCGCGGCGATCGTCACCGGGATCGCCTTCACGGTGATGCCCATGGTCACCGATCGCGCGCCGCTGACCGGACGGACCTACGGCCGCCGGCTGAAGTCGTTCGACCGTAACGTCCTGATCGGCGGCGCGGTCTTCGGCGTCGGCTGGGGCCTCTCCGGAATCTGTCCCGGCGCGGCCTACGCCAGCCTCGGCATCGGCAACGTCACCATCCTCTGGGCGATCGCCGGTATGTTCGCCGGCGCCTATCTCCAGGGTGTCTGGCGGAGCCGGGCCGCGGCGTCCGAATCCGCACCGGCACGCGCCGACTGA
- the dph2 gene encoding diphthamide biosynthesis enzyme Dph2, which translates to MSQESEYSDGDLRNTGMRLKHDREWDYELERIVDAIEERDATTVGLQFPEGLKRRGPQVADDLRELVGDDVTFLLSGQPCYGACDLDTYLMRRTDVFVHFGHSPMKESEKIIYVPLFSNVEVTPIMEEALETLESPEETPEIGLVTTAQHMNRFEEMCDFLEERGYEVMTRRGDERLTHEGQVLGCNYASADVPADQVLYVGGGKFHPLGLAMEHPDKHVVIADPVNNVVTVADTEKFLKQRYGAVHRAMDAEKWGVIFCTKIGQGRWDEAQEILEDNDDAYLITMDEVTPDRLRNFDMDAFVNTGCPRITTDDGPRFHKPMLTPGEYRIAVGDEPLENLSFDTFHGTW; encoded by the coding sequence ATGAGCCAGGAGTCGGAGTACAGCGACGGCGACCTCCGAAACACGGGAATGCGGTTGAAACACGACCGCGAGTGGGACTACGAACTCGAGCGAATCGTCGACGCCATCGAGGAACGCGACGCGACGACGGTCGGGCTGCAGTTCCCCGAGGGACTGAAACGCCGCGGACCGCAGGTCGCGGACGACCTGCGTGAACTCGTCGGCGACGACGTGACGTTTCTGCTCTCGGGCCAGCCGTGTTACGGCGCCTGCGACCTCGACACGTACCTGATGCGCCGGACGGACGTCTTCGTCCACTTCGGCCACTCCCCGATGAAGGAGTCGGAGAAGATCATCTACGTTCCGCTGTTCTCGAACGTCGAGGTGACGCCGATCATGGAAGAAGCGCTCGAGACGCTCGAGTCGCCGGAGGAGACACCCGAAATCGGCCTCGTGACGACCGCCCAGCACATGAACCGTTTCGAGGAGATGTGTGACTTCCTCGAAGAGCGGGGCTACGAGGTCATGACTCGCCGGGGCGACGAACGACTCACCCACGAGGGACAGGTGCTCGGCTGCAACTACGCGAGCGCGGACGTCCCCGCCGACCAGGTGCTGTACGTCGGCGGCGGCAAGTTCCACCCGCTCGGGCTGGCGATGGAACACCCCGACAAGCACGTCGTCATCGCCGACCCCGTCAACAACGTCGTCACCGTCGCCGACACGGAGAAGTTCCTGAAACAGCGCTACGGCGCCGTCCACCGCGCGATGGACGCCGAGAAATGGGGCGTCATCTTCTGTACCAAGATCGGCCAGGGCCGGTGGGACGAAGCCCAGGAGATCCTCGAGGACAACGACGACGCCTACCTCATCACGATGGACGAGGTCACTCCCGACCGCCTGCGAAACTTCGACATGGACGCGTTCGTCAACACCGGCTGTCCGCGGATCACGACCGACGACGGCCCTCGATTCCACAAGCCGATGCTCACCCCCGGCGAGTACCGGATCGCCGTCGGCGACGAACCGCTCGAGAACCTCTCGTTCGACACGTTCCACGGCACCTGGTAG
- a CDS encoding sodium-dependent transporter, whose product MSSLEIPRETWATRTGFILAAVGSAVGLGNVWRFPFQVGQEGGAAFLLIYLLFIAAIGFPAMLVEFVVGRYTERNPVGALQQLATGPARYIGWIFIVTGFVILSYYSVVAGWTVRYFLLGLQDGYIADAEGSAEQFGSLVVGLEIALLHALFMAVVIVIVAFGIQRGIELAVKVMVPAIIVIVLLLAGYAFTLEGAGEAYAYYLSPDFGVLAADWQSIVPAAAGQAFFTLSLGMGVMITYASYLAEDRNLAEDGAIIIGFDTGIAFVVGLIVFPILFTAGVDPADPGAGAIFVSLAAAFGELTFGWLIGAIFFGTVAIAALSSAISIMEVVVSYLIDEKGVSRVTATAGIGGAMFLLGLPVTVDLIFLDLLDLFADQILLVLGGLLLAIFVGWVIPELARDELSLGIGNLGSLGELWIWLVRVPVILVLLVALGLGVLDYVDFLTGPFAEWLGGA is encoded by the coding sequence ATGAGTTCCCTCGAGATTCCGCGAGAGACCTGGGCCACGCGCACCGGGTTCATCCTCGCGGCGGTGGGAAGCGCCGTCGGGCTCGGGAACGTCTGGCGCTTTCCGTTCCAGGTCGGACAGGAAGGCGGCGCTGCCTTCCTGCTGATCTACCTGCTATTCATCGCCGCCATCGGATTTCCGGCGATGCTCGTCGAGTTCGTCGTCGGGCGGTACACCGAACGGAACCCGGTTGGGGCGCTCCAGCAACTCGCGACCGGGCCCGCCCGATACATCGGCTGGATCTTCATCGTCACCGGCTTCGTCATCCTTTCCTACTACAGCGTCGTCGCCGGCTGGACGGTCCGGTACTTCCTGCTCGGGCTACAGGACGGCTACATCGCCGACGCCGAGGGCTCGGCCGAGCAGTTCGGCTCGCTCGTCGTCGGCCTCGAGATCGCCCTCCTGCACGCGCTGTTCATGGCCGTCGTGATCGTCATCGTCGCCTTCGGCATCCAGCGCGGGATCGAACTCGCGGTGAAGGTGATGGTGCCAGCGATCATCGTCATCGTGCTCCTCCTGGCTGGCTACGCGTTCACGCTCGAGGGGGCAGGTGAGGCGTACGCGTACTATCTGTCGCCGGATTTCGGCGTCCTCGCCGCTGACTGGCAGAGTATCGTCCCGGCCGCGGCCGGGCAGGCGTTTTTCACCCTCTCGCTCGGCATGGGCGTGATGATCACCTACGCCTCCTACCTCGCCGAGGACCGTAATCTCGCCGAGGACGGCGCGATCATCATCGGCTTCGACACTGGCATCGCGTTCGTCGTCGGGCTGATCGTCTTCCCGATCCTCTTTACGGCCGGTGTCGACCCCGCCGATCCCGGCGCGGGCGCGATCTTCGTCAGCCTCGCGGCCGCGTTCGGCGAACTCACGTTCGGCTGGCTGATCGGCGCGATCTTCTTCGGCACCGTCGCCATCGCCGCGCTCTCGAGTGCGATCAGCATCATGGAGGTCGTCGTCTCCTACCTGATCGACGAGAAGGGAGTCAGCCGGGTGACCGCGACGGCCGGAATCGGCGGTGCGATGTTCCTGCTGGGGCTTCCCGTCACGGTCGACCTGATCTTCCTCGACCTCCTCGACCTGTTCGCCGACCAGATCCTGCTCGTGCTCGGCGGGCTGTTGCTCGCCATCTTCGTCGGCTGGGTGATTCCAGAACTCGCACGGGACGAACTGAGCCTGGGTATCGGCAACCTGGGATCGCTCGGTGAGCTCTGGATCTGGCTCGTCCGCGTTCCCGTGATCCTCGTGCTGCTCGTCGCACTCGGCCTCGGTGTACTCGATTACGTCGACTTCCTGACGGGGCCGTTCGCGGAGTGGCTCGGCGGCGCGTGA
- a CDS encoding YeeE/YedE family protein — MFAELIPLSLADQLFPHGIERYAVGGLLVGLGAVVIYLGTGIHAGASTFLESTLSYVSDQSRFQQYRASRDWRVVFTIGIILGAAVYAVLWQGEAWTTDVQPWRLLVGGLFVGIGTRIGKGCTSGHGVCGVGSASKTSIAGVMTFLLVAIVTAQLVQAVGVTP; from the coding sequence ATGTTCGCTGAACTCATTCCCCTGTCGCTGGCTGACCAGCTGTTCCCCCACGGGATCGAGCGCTACGCCGTCGGCGGACTACTCGTCGGCCTCGGCGCGGTCGTCATCTACCTCGGGACGGGCATCCACGCCGGCGCGAGCACCTTCCTCGAGTCGACGCTGTCGTACGTCTCGGACCAGTCACGGTTCCAGCAGTACCGCGCCTCCCGGGACTGGCGCGTCGTGTTCACGATCGGGATCATCCTGGGGGCGGCCGTCTACGCCGTCCTCTGGCAGGGTGAGGCCTGGACGACCGACGTCCAGCCCTGGCGGCTGCTGGTCGGCGGGCTCTTCGTCGGCATCGGCACCCGCATCGGCAAGGGCTGTACCTCCGGGCACGGCGTCTGTGGCGTCGGTTCGGCCTCGAAGACGTCGATCGCCGGTGTGATGACGTTCCTGCTGGTCGCGATCGTGACCGCCCAGCTCGTCCAGGCGGTGGGGGTGACGCCATGA
- a CDS encoding DsrE/DsrF/DrsH-like family protein — MSTDTPTPADDPAELQAQLEALEERLTDLEAAEGDDQKQMTIIATKGSLDMAYPPLILASTAAAFGWDVVVFHTFWGLDILHEEKSKKLKLSAVGNPSMPMPNALAALPGMDAMATKMMAKKIDDNGTATIEELIELSLESGVDLQACQMTIELMGYDEAEFYDGVTTGVGAATALQHMADADVQLLV, encoded by the coding sequence ATGAGTACGGACACGCCAACGCCAGCGGACGATCCAGCCGAACTCCAGGCGCAGCTCGAGGCACTCGAGGAGCGCCTGACCGACCTCGAGGCGGCCGAGGGCGACGACCAGAAGCAGATGACGATCATCGCCACCAAGGGCAGCCTCGACATGGCCTACCCGCCGCTGATTCTGGCGAGTACCGCCGCCGCATTCGGCTGGGACGTCGTCGTCTTCCACACCTTCTGGGGGCTCGACATCCTCCACGAGGAGAAGTCGAAGAAGCTCAAGCTCTCGGCTGTCGGCAACCCCAGCATGCCGATGCCCAACGCGCTCGCGGCGCTGCCCGGCATGGACGCGATGGCGACGAAGATGATGGCGAAGAAGATCGACGACAACGGGACCGCCACCATCGAAGAGCTCATCGAGCTCTCACTCGAGTCCGGCGTCGACCTCCAGGCCTGCCAGATGACCATCGAGCTGATGGGCTACGACGAAGCCGAGTTCTACGACGGCGTCACCACCGGCGTCGGCGCCGCCACCGCCCTCCAGCACATGGCCGACGCCGACGTCCAGCTCCTCGTCTGA